A single genomic interval of Dysidea avara chromosome 6, odDysAvar1.4, whole genome shotgun sequence harbors:
- the LOC136258331 gene encoding nicotinamide N-methyltransferase-like, with product MFSAKLFQPNLKLGIRMLRSPPLYLLKPRSRFRQSTLQQSPIRCFASVESLKYTRDYKKFNARAFLEQRCPGTEFEVTDNRIQTQWRLAMIHKFYKDFHKEWDNSNATFLEFGAGPYLHTLISAAPYVGEIYHSDYSASCQDETLMWMRKDPNAYSWDPYFKYVVNTLEGQDGGDAVVKRQELLRSKFKDSLYLDMKSDKMLPDYSGKFDIIYTGYCIEAVMSSLDEYKPILKRVFDLINPNGFLLMLANIESTMYYVGESKYFCYPLRIEDVMSTLKEVGFTISYAEIVKMKFEKGIAYVSDMKYTSCFVAQKI from the exons ATGTTCTCAGCAAAGCTATTCCAGCCGAATTTGAAGTTAGGGATACGCATGTTGCGATCTCCTCCTCTCTATCTTCTGAAACCGAGGTCACGATTCCGGCAGTCAACCTTGCAGCAGTCACCTATAAGATGCTTCGCTTCTGTCG AAAGCCTAAAGTACACAAGAGATTATAAGAAATTCAATGCAAGAGCCTTCCTTGAGCAGAGATGTCCGGGGACAGAATTTGAGGTGACTGACAATAGGATCCAAACTCAATGGCGACTAGCTATGATACACAAGTTTTACAAGGATTTCCACAAGGAGTGGGACAATTCCAATGCAACTTTTTTGGAATTTGGTGCTGGGCCGTACCTCCATACCCTAATTAGTGCAGCGCCTTATGTTGGTGAGATATACCACTCTGATTATTCAGCCTCCTGTCAAGATGAGACATTGATGTGGATGAGAAAAGATCCCAATGCCTACAGCTGGGATCCCTACTTCAAATATGTTGTTAATACACTGGAAGGTCAGGATGGTGGAGATGCTGTTGTGAAGCGTCAAGAGTTACTCCGCAGCAAGTTCAAAGATTCACTCTATCTTGACATGAAATCTGACAAGATGCTCCCTGACTATAGTGGAAAGTTTGACATTATCTACACTGGGTACTGCATTGAAGCTGTAATGTCTTCACTTGATGAATACAAGCCTATCTTGAAAAGAGTGTTTGACCTAATTAATCCGAATGGCTTCTTATTGATGTTGGCAAACATTGAGTCAACCATGTATTATGTAGGTGAATCAAAATATTTTTGCTATCCATTGCGGATTGAAGACGTGATGTCAACTTTGAAAGAGGTTGGCTTTACAATAAGTTATGCAGAGATCGTGAAAATGAAGTTTGAAAAGGGAATTGCGTATGTTAGTGACATGAAATATACCAGCTGCTTTGTAGCACAAAAGATCTGA